One genomic segment of Ipomoea triloba cultivar NCNSP0323 chromosome 9, ASM357664v1 includes these proteins:
- the LOC116028710 gene encoding bifunctional monothiol glutaredoxin-S16, chloroplastic — MATISISSPATASSRSSIPSLFTVYSHYTPKFPLHSLPKSSIFFPSIRLRPINRTKPRFLTVVVSAAKKLSETDLVAVPSEPDAISGIFPQDSGVYAVYDSSSELQFVGISRNIAASVLSHKKSLPELCSSVKFGVVDEPDRTALTQSWKSWMEEHIATAGKVPPGNESGNTTWVRQQPKKKADLRLTPGRHVQLTVPLEALIDRLVKENKVVAFIKGSRSAPQCGFSQRVVAILESQGVDYESVDVLDEEYNTGLRETLKSYSNWPTFPQVFVNGELVGGCDILTSMYEQGELASLLKG, encoded by the exons ATGGCCACAATCAGTATCTCATCACCGGCGACGGCGAGCTCCCGGTCTTCTATTCCATCACTATTCACCGTTTATTCCCACTATACCCCCAAATTCCCCCTTCATTCACTCCCGAAGTCTTCTATCTTCTTCCCTTCCATAAGACTTCGACCCATAAACAGAACAAAGCCCCGGTTCCTAACCGTCGTCGTTTCTGCTGCGAAGAAGCTATCGGAGACGGATTTGGTGGCCGTTCCATCGGAGCCCGACGCAATAAGTGGCATATTCCCCCAAGATTCTGGCGTCTATGCTGTCTACGACAGTAGCTCCGAGCTGCAATTCGTCGGCATATCTCGGAACATCGCCGCCAGCGTACTCTCCCACAAGAAATCTCTTCCTGAGCTCTGTTCCTCCGTCAAG TTTGGTGTTGTGGATGAGCCTGATAGAACGGCTTTAACCCAATCTTGGAAGTCATGGATGGAAGAACATATAGCAACTGCTGGCAAGGTACCACCGGGTAATGAATCAGGAAACACTACATGGGTTCGGCAGCAACCAAAGAAGAAGGCTGATCTGAGGCTCACACCAGGGCGACATGTCCAATTGACGGTGCCTCTGGAAGCTCTCATTGACCGGCTAGTGAAGGAGAACAAGGTAGTGGCATTCATTAAAGGATCACGAAGCGCTCCACAATGTGGCTTTTCACAGAGAGTTGTGGCAATTCTTGAGAGTCAAGGAGTGGATTACGAAAGTGTTGATGTTCTTGATGAAGAGTATAACACTGGGTTAAGAGAGACGCTCAAGAGTTACAGTAACTGGCCTACATTCCCTCAGGTTTTCGTGAACGGGGAACTGGTTGGTGGATGTGACATCTTGACTTCCATGTACGAGCAAGGTGAGCTCGCCAGCTTACTCAAAGGTTAG
- the LOC116028708 gene encoding protein trichome birefringence-like 3 translates to MTGTPKPPGIKLSLPALTAIICTLAFIALLYTERITLLSSSNIFKFKSCPKRHAAKPKKLIPDDKELESRPISEATDDRFEFDAEECSLTGGKWVFNTSIKPLYTDSSCPYVDRQFSCVKNGREDSDYRHWVWLPDDCILPSFNPENALRKIRGKRMMFVGDSLQRNQWESFVCLVNSVIPEDQKSMKRGHVHSVFRVKEYNATIEFYWAPFLVESNTDIQIIADAKKRIIKVDSISRRGKHWLGVDILVFNTYVWWMSGLRANALWGSFENGEDGYEAFDTPVSYRLALRTWANWIDSNIDPNKTRVFFTTMSPTHTRSEDWGKEGELKCFNETRPVTKKGHWGTGSNLEMMGVVSSVMKKMKVPVTFINITQLSEYRIDGHASIYNELGGKLLTDEQKADPMHYADCIHWCLPGVPDTWNQILYAYL, encoded by the exons ATGACTGGCACACCAAAACCTCCCGGAATAAAGCTATCTTTGCCAGCACTTACAGCCATCATCTGCACCTTGGCCTTCATTGCTCTATTGTACACTGAGAGAATCACCCTTCTCTCTTCCAGCaacattttcaaattcaaatccTGCCCCAAGCGCCATGCTGCAAAGCCTAAGAAGTTAATACCAG ATGATAAAGAATTGGAGAGCCGTCCGATTAGTGAGGCAACGGATGATAGGTTCGAgtttgatgctgaggagtgcaGTCTTACTGGTGGGAAATGGGTGTTTAATACTTCGATTAAGCCTTTATACACGGACAGTAGTTGTCCGTACGTTGACAGACAGTTTTCGTGCGTTAAGAATGGCAGAGAAGATTCTGATTATCGTCACTGGGTTTGGCTGCCAGACGACTGCATCTTGCCCAG CTTTAATCCCGAAAATGCCCTGAGGAAGATCCGAGGGAAGAGGATGATGTTCGTGGGGGATTCACTGCAGAGAAACCAGTGGGAGTCTTTTGTTTGCTTGGTTAATTCTGTAATACCGGAAGACCAGAAGTCCATGAAGCGCGGTCATGTTCATTCTGTGTTCCGAGTTAAG gaGTACAATGCTACGATTGAATTCTATTGGGCGCCGTTCTTGGTGGAGTCTAACACGGATATCCAGATAATAGCGGATGCAAAAAAGAGAATCATAAAGGTGGACTCCATTTCCAGGCGTGGCAAGCACTGGTTAGGAGTAGATATCTTGGTCTTCAATACTTATGTTTGGTGGATGAGTGGCCTAAGGGCCAACGCTTT GTGGGGCTCATTTGAAAATGGTGAAGATGGCTATGAGGCATTTGACACCCCTGTGTCGTACAGACTGGCACTGCGTACATGGGCAAACTGGATAGACTCAAACATCGATCCCAACAAAACGCGGGTGTTTTTCACCACAATGTCACCTACCCACACCAG GAGTGAGGATTGGGGGAAAGAGGGGGAGTTAAAGTGCTTCAACGAGACGAGGCCGGTGACGAAGAAGGGGCACTGGGGAACCGGCTCAAACCTAGAGATGATGGGCGTGGTGAGCAGcgtgatgaagaagatgaaggtgCCGGTTACCTTCATCAACATCACACAGCTATCTGAGTACAGAATCGACGGCCATGCATCAATCTACAATGAGCTGGGAGGGAAGCTGCTGACGGATGAACAAAAGGCGGATCCCATGCACTACGCAGATTGCATACATTGGTGCTTGCCTGGCGTCCCTGACACGTGGAATCAAATACTGTATGCATATTTGTAG